Below is a genomic region from Henckelia pumila isolate YLH828 chromosome 3, ASM3356847v2, whole genome shotgun sequence.
AACAAGTTGAACTACTCCATCCAAGTGGTGCTTCATAAATGTATATTGTGAGTTTTGTGTCATGGAATTTCTACACTTATATGTTACTATAattactttattttatttaactttagtttaattttatatatagataATTCGTGCAAAAGAGTTAATGAAACAGGATCCTAATTTCAATAAAGGTTTTAAGTTTGATCATGTATGGTCTATTATGAAAGATATGGAGAAATTTGCAGCTTCACCAAACCCCTCACGGACACCAATTCAAAGAggtattgaattttttgaatcTCCACAATGAGACACACAAACAACAGATTCTCCCAAATCAGCGTCCCCTGGATTATCACCATTTGAGATTAACTTAAGTGATGAAAATAATGGTGGTAGTTCATCACTTCAACCACTTGGAgtgaaaaaaatccaaatttgaaaagaaaaaagatgAATATATGTCACAGACAATTGAATCAATGAAATTAGAACAAGAAAAAATTCTTGAGATTATCCAACATGAAAATGCTTATCGTGAACAAAACAATGAATTACAACTGAAACGGATGCATCAAACTGAACGGAATTTGGGAACAAAACGAAACaaatataaaacaaaatcaaCAAATGTTGGATCTGACCCGCtttcaagaagaaaacaaaattttagtAATAGATCTCAACTCTATTCAAAATCGATCTTTGCGTAAAAACTTTCGGGCAGAACAATCAAGAATTTTGAATGAGAGGGAAGAGAGGAAACGTGTACGTGAGAGTCTCAACTATGACAAATATTTTGGAGACATTGGAGGATCCAGATCCAGCTTACTGCCTATTTAAAGTTTTAATGCTTGTCATCcaatttattttgttgtattgtggtgtgatttttaataatttgttgTTTATTATCTTGTTTAAGCTTATGTTGTATCGTTATCATTGATTTAAGTGTTGGtcagtttattttttttatgttgtatcgtattgtgattttcaaaaatttaatgttttgttatgtttgtttatttcatttttatcaTTATCTTTGATTTTCAATAAATTTAGTGTTTgaaatcttaatttttttttgaaaattttatttttttattttaattaattaaatcagaGTTAcattattttgagaattaaaattactattaaaataaattacacataaaaaaaattacatataacattcataattatcaaattaaacttttattattttattcaattgataatattattcaaaacatatatttatttatttatttatttattacataaatagagtttttaactaatttatttcacaaaatatttataaaaacaataatttatatttttattaattaatattgtaTTATAAAAAGAATAATTAAGTGATGTGACTATCTATAAACAATTTCTTAAAAAGAATTTAtacatttattaaaaatataattatattattcaaattttaaatcaaaatatcctATAATTAATAGTTACTATAAATATATTGTAATTTAAAGGtatagaaattaaaaaaaaaaaaaagaaaacaaaccagattaaatttaaaaaaaagaaagaaaagaaagggcaaaaaaaaagaaatattttttttggtgcAACACTGTTGCAATACATCAGAAACCCAACACTTTGAAACAGAGCATTAGCGTAAACATAGTGTTGGGTTGGAGAGTGGACGAGGAAGGAGATGTGATTTGTCTCCTGGTAaactttgttttatttttaataaaaaaaataggaaaaaGAAAAGTATTTGCAAATAATACAAGGGCtgaaaagtaaaataaaaaataaaaaatacaagggGTATTTTCGACAAATGAATATTTGTCCACACTTTTATTTTTGAGCGACTCCTCCTGGGAAGTTCTATGCCACCCCAAAGGGCACTGCCCTGGGGTGGCGTGGCAACTCGtgattggttaaaattagtGGGCATTATGATGCCCactaattttaaccaatcaCGAGTTGCCACGCCACCCCATGGTgcccactgattttaaccaatcacgAGTTATAATGCCACTCCAGGGCAGTTCCCTTGGGGTGGCATAGAACTTCCCCTCCTCCTGTGACAACTGTCTCACGAAGATTGGTCAACCCGCGAAAAGAAACAAATAACCCATCAGTTCATTGGTAGCTTTGATCCTACCTCATGGGGTAATTGGCAATCATTGGTTGGTTTAAATCATGTGAATCTCATTGCCCACATaatttgaacaaataaaataCATCAACATTCGGGGTAATACCCATGGCTAGGTTGGAATTTTCCCAGTTCATTGGAGCAAAATTCGACGGATTCCTCGCTTCCCCCCTAAACTCTTCGCAGCAAAGGGTAAATCTTCTCCATCGTTCAATTCCACTCCTCCATCTCAAGCATTTGAATCTTCTCCATCGTCCGTCTCAAGCATTTGAATTTTTCttcgatttgaatttttttttccatttcacGATTACATGGTGTGTTTAGGGCACAAGATTTCAGAAGTCCTGGGTTTAGTTTGATCACGATTCTCCAGAGAAGAAATGAGAAGTTTTGAGAACTTTTCTTCCTCATACACATATCCACCTTCTTCCAATATCGTCATTATTAATATGGAGGCTCATATTTGGGTGAACGATGGAATGTGAAAAGGAAAGGAAGAAAATGATCTGTTTTCAGCTCCAACTTGGTTTGCACGTGCTGGTAATATTCTCAAATTCAACCAATTTGAGTCTGCCTAATACTTCGATCTCCATCTGAGCTTTGTGTAAAGGTACCATTTTTAGTACCCCATCACTTCTTTAATCTCATTCCCTTTTTCTGCTTGCTTCTGTACTCACTTCAGTTCCTATTTGGCCTTGATTCTGTACTCACTGTAGTTTTCTTTCACACTTTTGCTCTGTTTCCTACTCGAGGGAGACAGCCGATTTCAGAAGTCCTGGTTTATGTTATTCAAAGCTTGAACGATTGATTTATTTCATAATTTTCTTTCGATCCAATTTGGGAGAGAAAAATGATTATTCTTCAATTGTGATCGGATGAAGTGTTGCACATCTTTACCTAGAAGCTATAGTGCACTTCAAAGAAATTTTGCAGCTCTGTCTGACATAGACAAGATATTGCGTgtttattcatttaattttgtttttgaatatttgaattattgattACAAATCCCCCCACCATAGCGTTGTGTGACACTGACTCTCGAATGCGTCATGTCGATATTGGTATCCCTGCCAATAACAAGGGAAAACACAGCATTGGTTGTCATTTTTGGGTCTTGGCTAGGATGGTTCTCCAGGTGCGAGGTGTGATTGCACCTGGCCACATATAAGAAGTCTGTTTGATGTTTTTTTCTTATTGTATTATGCGACTTTGTGAAGATATGTTTTCTTATTCATGCTTTGATAGGAAAGATTGTTTTGCACATACTAGTAGACCTGGCCACGGTCCGAGTCCGGTCCGGGTTGGCATTTAGccaacccttaaccggcccgccAATGGCTGGTTCCGGTCCGGGTCGATGAACCGGCGGTTCCGgtctgggtccgggtccggttaACCGCCGGTTCAGGGTCCGGGCTAAACCgtcccatttaaaaaaaaaaaaaaaaatttagcgccccagcgctgcattggcggcgctggggcgctaaatCGAAGGagcagcgccccagcgcttcattttcagcgctggggcgctacaccttcgaatttaattcaaaggggcagcgccccagcgcttcATTTTAAGCGCTGGGGCACTATACCTTCGAATTCAATTCGAAGGGGCCGCGCCCCAACGCTTCATTTTCAGCGTTGGGGCGCTACACCTTCAAATTTAATTCGAAGGGGCAGCGCTAATGCAGTGTTGGGGCGCTGAACcttctaaattttatttttttaaaatttttaaacaaatttttaataaaacatattttttaaataacctcaatcaaatatttcatatctccataataaaaatctattacatttattaaataaacaatatattagaatttcaacatcttaatatcttatgacttaatattataaatctattacattttattctatTTCACTCGTATTTCCTCCCGTCGTAGTTTCGGATGTTCCTTCGGTATCatcttggtcttcttcatcactttgaatatgttgtgttcgagtagcggcttttgaccaatcattgagcaAACATTGGTCTTCCAAGTTTTCCGGCCTTAAGCTAGAACGTCTTTCGTCCAATATATTTCCTCCAATACTAAATGTTTGCTCCACTGCAACTGTTGAAACTGGACAAGTtagaatttcttttgccattatagccaaaattggatatatttgtgttttttgcgacCACCATCTCAAAATGTTGAAGTTTTCCTCGTCTAtatcactaaaatcaaaagtagtggtaaaataattctcaagttcctgactgaaacttgaggatcctcgtggacgtttcgtccgttcccttaataaaagttgcgctttagtaagtttagaagaaacattactagttgcagtggattgtgtttcatgtgaaacaatttgtccaccatatttgatgttatattcattataaatatcaagtaaatgagttttaatattaaacaaaatcaatgagatagaaggaatcgtttccgcaataggctccaaagattcataatataatgttaacatgtcgtttaagccatctaatttaagtctaggatctaaaacaaaagcacataaaaaaatttcaggaatgagcaaaaaatatttttcccattTTGCTTTCATGACGAGAATACATTGAGCTAAAGCACTATCATTAGAAttaacatgttcatgaaaaatacaagcaatgttgcaacaatgtgttaaaactaaatgtgaagtagggtaataaacaccggataattggtcactagcatcattaaaaacttttaaaatttcacaaatactagtgcatatgttccattgatttgaaaacaaataaatatcacgagcttgaacaaattgatgaaaaaatgtacataataaatctttatattcaaaagaggataataacaatttatatgttgaattccaacGAGTTGGAACATCTCGTGCAAACCTCTTAGGAATCATACCATTTACTCTACAAAATTTTCCCCATTGCTTCATAACTTGAGGATgcgtccataaataatgaatagcgtTCCTAATTGGTTGAATATATATGCCTAAACTTTTTAgtccatcttgaacacacaaatttaaaatatgacatgtgcatctaatatgaaaaaatttaccacctagtgatggtttacatatttcaataagctcactaatactagaagtatttgcactagcattatcaaaagacattgaaaaaactttggtagttagaccatattcttttaaaataacaaatataagttgcgaaatattttgtgccgtgtgtgattcgttgaaacatctatatgcaagcaaccttttttgaatgttccaattattatcaatccaatgacatgtaatacccatatatgaacaactttgccaatgatcactccaaatatcggaacacaaagaaactttattattcaaactataaaattccttaattaattctttcttttgatcaacgactaactttttcattgtgcgtttgagactatttcttggaatacgtctaatagaaggatttgcacttgtagaaagccaattttcaaaagataatttatcgctaaaactaaaagaaagtcgttcaaccgcacaaaatttagccgtttcttctctaaatctagcttcgttatatttaaatagttgagattcattacccgattgagaagagaatgccggaatttgagtttgagcacgatCAATCCCAATTTCCACCGGATGATTTTTTTCGATATGTCGCGTCAAAGTTCCATATCCACcttcttgtttaaatttgtaacattttgaacaatatttgcatttggcttGCAAATCATCGGAGGGAAGCGTAATCTTCTCGAAgtgtttggtgaagatatcggatgtcgggcgaggcaccgttcgagtttgtctttgagaggccgccggatcgttcatactttcttgacttGCATGATGACGTGGTGGTGGTTGTTGTTGTTcaacttgttgtctttgttgcgcctcttgtcgaatttcttgaatttcatcatcggaatattcaagatcaaatccatcgacattgaattgaggatactcgacctcgggtggtatgatgctcttttcctttccttttcctttgtcaCCCCTACGACTTGATCCCGCTCCGGACATTTataattgtataaatatgaaaataaattaacaattaACAATATACCAATAATCAAAACTTGATATttgtgataattcaagaaattaaaataaattgagaatagagagaatgaagagtaaattgtgtaaacaaaatgaaagagGGTTGGGGGATATTTATagataaagaataaaaaatagatttttttttaaaaaaaaaaaaaaaaccggcCGACCCGGCGGGTCTACAACGGCCACGAAATCCTGGCCGTTGAATGGTAGTGGTCGTTGGATCATGTGGCGCCCGGATGGGCGCCACGTGTCCAACCCGGCGGATTGGACCGCCGGGTTCCCGGTTTTCCTAAGAGAAAACCGGAACCGGACCGCCTATGGGCCGGTCCGGTTCCGGTTCCGGTTTCGGGTCGGGCCCGTTGACCACGGGCCGGTTCCGGTCCAGGTCCGGGCCcaacccggcccttggccaggtctacaTACTAGGATGAAACTTTCTTGTTCTTTGGAAAATGCTATTGAAGATTATTTTGTGACGTCAAATATTTATGTTTCCGGTATGTCATATGATAAAGAAGTTTGTGATCATATTTATGTTTCCGGGATGTATCACTTTTTaaatagaaaatattattttttttgtttcaaagAATTAGTTTGTAACATATGCTTATTTGACATAAGAAGTATAATTTTTCGGTAAACGACATTATGTATTATTTTTTGAGTCAAAAGTGTCCGTTTTTATGTTAAAATTGTTAAATTTTAAGTCAGAAGTATTACTATTTTTGCTAAGAGTATTACTTTTTAACAAATATTACTTCTAACGTACGCTAATtcgacataaaaaaatattatatgaatgatattaagtattagtttttatgacaaatatttaatttttatgttaacaGTATTACTTTTTATATCAAAAGTGTTACTTCTAACGTAGATTAATTTGACAttacatgtattattttttctgttaaaagtattattttttatgtcaaaagtcgTAATTTTAACGTATgttaatttgacataaaaagtattatttttttaatattaagtattaatttttatgacaaaaatattacttctactaaaaagtattaatttttttgtcaaaaatattaatttaacaaATGATAATCtgccataaaaaaaatattatgtcaaaagtattaatgTTTCTActaaaactattattttttatttcaaaaatattgctTCTCACCAATGTTAGTTTAAcataacaaaatattattttttatgtaaaagtattacttttttcTGCTTAATGTATCATTCTTTATGCccaaagtattatttttttggtcaaaagtattattttatgATACAATTATTCTTACATATGccaatttgaaataaaaaaaaatcttttttttttatgttaaaaacattagtttttatgataaacgtattagtttttatgtaaaaaatattaatattctaTGTTAAGAACTTTAGTCGAGTTTACCTATGTCGTAAGATATATACAACATAAATAATGGGATGTACACATCAAATTTACAAGAACCGTATCATATAATgataaattaatcaatttattCATGCTACACGAGATACAATCTCAACTGTTTGTACCATATATAATCTTAACCACACTTATATTCCGTGAACTAGATGAAAGTTTAATTTTGAGTGAAAGGAAGCATATTGTATTTCTTTAGTTTCACGTTTTATAATTTTGAGTGAATAATGCACAAGTTCATGTTTCAGAATCCAATTGGCAATGCAGTAGATGAATTGTTAAaactttcaaaatttaaaacttcctgACCAACAAAACTTAGAGATAGTCCATAGAATGTTGAGGTACTAGTTTCAAAAGCATCTTTGAGTACTAGTTTCAAAAGCAGCTTTGAATAATTCTCAACCAAAAACAAATCAGAATCAAGTAAGGTAACACATTCAGTGAAATCAGAACCACGCCTTCCAACATTGTAATGCTGATCAGAATCAAGTTCCCACAGAGCTACTTTACCCTGTTGTGACTGAAAATATCCCAAAAACCTGCACATTATAAGAAGAAACAGAAGCAAGCACTGCACATTAAGCTGGAAATGTGGTAATCATAATAGTTGTGATACTAGACATGTACTACACCCAAAATGTGTCTGAGAACTTATTTGGCGAGATAGATAAATTAGAAAATTAACCAAGTTAACTCTGATATCTTTCATTAACAATTTGGGAGAACCAATTGGCTTACACATTAATGGCATCTTGTTTCTCCGCATCCATTTAAGTATTACTGTAATATCGTTGAAGAGTTCTCAAAAACTCCTGGGATTGAGCCATCACTTTCCATTGACCTCTTCTTTCCGAAATATCTGTTTAATATAGCAAATGTGGAGTGCTTGTCGTGTGTCATGATTCTGAGGCAATAACATTTAATGCACTGTAATAGATAAGAAAACCATAGGCTTCAACTGAATAATCAAGCAGAAGATAAATGAAGGGAAGGACGACACAGATGTACATCTTAACACAGATTACAACTTTTCCTCAGAGGCATGGTTGACACCAATTCCTTTATGCAAACGAAGAATCTGCTTTTGGCTCCTCAGCAGGAAGATGATGATCAAACATAACCAACCTACTGGTTAGTGGTTCCTATATATCTGAATCAAGGCAAGCAGACTAAGTTTTAACTATTGTTAACTAACAAAaagtaaaataattttgaagtgGCATACAGTAGTGATTAAGGCGAGCAAACTAAGTTTTAACTATTGAAAAAAGATCCTCATTTCTCTCATAAAGAATTTGTCAAAACAAATACGAAAAAAGGTAACTCATCAAGGAAAAAATCCTACCCACTCAATTCCAACAATTTTGAAAGAAACACAAATATGTTATTTATAATTTCTGGCTTCAAGAGTTTGAAAGTGAAAGTCAACAACCAGTGATGCAAAGCTATAAACTATAATTACTGGTTTCGAGAGTTTGAAAGAGGAAGTCAACAACCATTGATGCATAGCTATAAACTGCGACAAGACAAATATCCCTCAAAGAAATAAACTCATTCATGAGCAACATGCAGTGACAAATAAACAACTCAAGATTACATTTCAAAGCAAAAATCCTCCGCGTCGATTCCT
It encodes:
- the LOC140887612 gene encoding uncharacterized protein; amino-acid sequence: MDAEKQDAINVFLGYFQSQQGKVALWELDSDQHYNVGRRGSDFTECVTLLDSDLFLVENYSKLLLKLVLKDAFETSTSTFYGLSLSFVGQEVLNFESFNNSSTALPIGF